The genomic region ATAATTATTAGCAGCGAATGCGTCTGTGAATATCAATCCGAAATAATGGAAAACCACTTCATAATTCACTAATAAAATTGCCAGGACCGAAACAAAATATAAAGCCACCATTGCAGGAACCAGTTTAGAAACCGTTTTACTTATACGATCTAAACCACCAATAATAACTACAGTAGTTATTAGAGTTAAAGCGATTCCGATGATAAGGCTGGACATAAATCCAGTCTCAATATTGTTAGGCTCTAATAGAATATAATTAATTGCCTGCGTAAGCTGGTTCACATTGAAAACAGGTAATGCTCCTACCAATCCGGCAACTGCAAAGAATACAGCGAGTGGTTTCCATTTCTTGCCAAGACCTTCCACGATAAAGTACATCACTCCACCTTGTATCTTACCCTCGGTATCTTTGCCGCGGTACATTACCGCCAGGCTGTTCGTAAAGAACTTTGTTGCCATCCCAACAACAGCACTTATCCATAACCAGAAGATCGCACCTGGGCCTCCTACGGCGATCGCAACCGCTACCCCGGCAATATTACCCATCCCTACCGTAGAGGACAAAGCCGTAGATAAAGCCTGGAAATGGTTAATATCTCCCGGATCATCAGGGTTATTGTACTTGCCACGAAGTACTTCAACAGAATGTCCTAGGTATCTGAAAGGTAAAAATCGTGAGTATATTAAAAGATAGATCCCGCCACCAATAAGCAGGATGACTAATGGAATACCCCATACAAAAGAGGCAAAATCTTCAATGAATTGGTTGATTTGGGACATAGGTATACTTTGTCCCGAAAATAGTAAAATTTGTGGGTGTATCTATCCTATTAAAATGACTTTTAAAATTTCGGTAATAAATTCTGTAATGTCTGCCAGACGATTTAAGAATTCCCATTTTAAATCAAAAACCCTGAAACTAGTTCAGGGTGACTTTCTATTTTTATTCGTCATGCTGTCCCGATACTTCGGGAATTTCAACATTTTAAAGCAGAGAATCTGAAACAAGCTAAAGTGACAAAATCTTAAAACTCTGAAGTAAAGTGGAATTTGATTGATGGATATTTCTGCTGTGTCATTTGTAAAGAGAACTGGGAATCGGCTAGAAATACCATTTGTCCTGATTTATCCTTGGCTAGATATTTAGATTTTACTCTTTTAAATTCCTTGAATTCTTCACTCTTTTCATTTTCAGCTTCGATCCAGGTAGCTTTATGTACGTTCAAATTCTCATAGGTACATTTAGCACCATATTCGTGTTCTAAACGATATTGAATTACCTCGAACTGAAGTGCTCCTACGGTTCCAATGATCTTCCTACCGTTCATATCTAAAGTAAATAACTGGGCAACTCCTTCATCCATTAACTGGTCGATCCCTTTTTCCAGTTGTTTGGATTTCATAGGATCAGCGTTGTTGATGTATCTGAAATGTTCCGGAGAGAAGCTTGGAATTCCTCTGTACATCAGGTTTTCACCTTCAGTAAGTGTATCTCCAATTTTAAAATTTCCTGTATCATGAAGGCCAACGATATCACCAGGATAGGAAACATCCACGATCTCTTTCTTTTCAGCAAAGAAAGCGTTGGGAGAAGAGAACTTCATGTTCTTGTTATGTCTCACATGAAGGTAATTCTTATTCCTTTCAAATTTTCCTGAAACGATCTTTATAAAGGCCAGCCTGTCACGGTGTTTAGGATCCATATTCGCATGGATCTTGAATACAAAACCTGTGAAATCTTTCTCATCTGGCTTTACGATCCTGGTATCACTTTCTTTAGGTCGTGGTGGTGGAGCGATCTTGATAAAACAATCCAACAGCTCTCTAACTCCAAAATTATTCAAGGCAGAACCAAAGAATACTGGTTGTAGTCTACCTTCAAGATAAGCTTCACGATCAAATTCGGGATAAACACCTTGCGCAAGTTCAAGTTCCTCTCTAAGAGTTTCAGCTGCAGAACCTCCTATCAATTCATC from Gramella sp. MT6 harbors:
- a CDS encoding peptide chain release factor 3 encodes the protein MKHYQKEINKRRTFGIISHPDAGKTTLTEKLLLFGGAIQEAGAVKSNKIKKGATSDFMEIERQRGISVATSVLAFEYRDIKINILDTPGHKDFAEDTFRTLTAVDSVIVVIDVAKGVEEQTEKLVEVCRMRNIPMIVFINKLDREGKDAFELLDEIEQKLNLTVTPLSFPIGMGYDFKGIYNIWEKNVNLFTGDPRKDIEETVEISDLKSEELDELIGGSAAETLREELELAQGVYPEFDREAYLEGRLQPVFFGSALNNFGVRELLDCFIKIAPPPRPKESDTRIVKPDEKDFTGFVFKIHANMDPKHRDRLAFIKIVSGKFERNKNYLHVRHNKNMKFSSPNAFFAEKKEIVDVSYPGDIVGLHDTGNFKIGDTLTEGENLMYRGIPSFSPEHFRYINNADPMKSKQLEKGIDQLMDEGVAQLFTLDMNGRKIIGTVGALQFEVIQYRLEHEYGAKCTYENLNVHKATWIEAENEKSEEFKEFKRVKSKYLAKDKSGQMVFLADSQFSLQMTQQKYPSIKFHFTSEF
- a CDS encoding amino acid carrier protein, producing MSQINQFIEDFASFVWGIPLVILLIGGGIYLLIYSRFLPFRYLGHSVEVLRGKYNNPDDPGDINHFQALSTALSSTVGMGNIAGVAVAIAVGGPGAIFWLWISAVVGMATKFFTNSLAVMYRGKDTEGKIQGGVMYFIVEGLGKKWKPLAVFFAVAGLVGALPVFNVNQLTQAINYILLEPNNIETGFMSSLIIGIALTLITTVVIIGGLDRISKTVSKLVPAMVALYFVSVLAILLVNYEVVFHYFGLIFTDAFAANNYKGEPLLGGLLGGLILLGIRRGAFSNEAGIGTATMAHGASKTSEPIREGLIAMLGPAIDTLVVCTLTAMAILVTDVWQTEDVNGVSLTAAAFDQAIPYVGNYLLLLCILAFSISSLFSYSYYGTKCLSFLIGAENKKYYNWVYILSIIIGATTSLSFILNLIDGFFALMAIPTMIATLILSPRVMKAAKIYFAKYNN